In Bryobacteraceae bacterium, the following proteins share a genomic window:
- a CDS encoding bifunctional YncE family protein/alkaline phosphatase family protein: MRLTVLMLLGAALFAQTKPQPVEGGYFLPNGWRITPAGKPIPTEDMVLNVVAAPDGKAVIATHGGFNPHGLVVIDTARGEAVQRIPLKSAWLGLAWNPAGDKLYVSGGNAQSRRDPSRAPIYVFGYKAGRLTEKPAATLEETAPLENIYWSGVAHHPKKALLYAANRGYSPNAGNVAVFDTATGKLVTRIQVQASPYDVVVSEDGSTVYVSNWGSDSISVIDTATNRVTATIEAGDSPNDLELGTDGRLFVSCANDNTVVVIDTAKRRAVEKITVSLFPHAPEGTTPNALHLDRATGTLFVANADNNAVAMVRVAEAGESEVIGFLPAGWYPSALTIVGGRESRLYVGNSKGMGSYSDERGPHSTLPPGEGGNGSVKSLQKGSVNIVSLANLRKQIGPWTKQVYANTPYNDDLLVRAKAPSAPSVVPSEVGAGSAIKHVIYIIKENRTYDQVFGDIAKGNGDARLTIFGKDITPNQHRLAEQFVLFDNLYCDGEVSVDGHSWSNSAYATDYNEKNWPPQYGGHSNRGGMSEAYVPAAGQMWDMAKKKGLTYRSYGEYATRASDGTTMEASPGVGGLLGHVAPKFKLPGMRDTDNARAFIEEFDEYERNYDSADADKRLPNYIVMSLPENHTRGASPGANTPRAMVANNDWAVGMVVDRVTHSRYWPETAIFVIEDDAQDGSDHVDARRTTGLVVSPYTKRKFLDNTLYTTSSMLRTMELLLGLPPMSQFDAAATPMYNAFSTKADLEPYTQVKPDLDLDEKNLVTAWGAKESLEMDFSDVDRAPMFALNEIIWKAMKGADSEMPLPVHRFWFPGQPPAAIR; this comes from the coding sequence ATGCGACTCACAGTCCTGATGCTTCTTGGCGCGGCGTTATTCGCGCAGACCAAACCGCAGCCGGTGGAGGGAGGCTACTTTCTCCCCAACGGCTGGCGGATTACGCCGGCGGGCAAACCGATTCCGACCGAGGACATGGTGCTGAACGTGGTGGCGGCGCCGGATGGGAAGGCGGTGATCGCGACGCACGGCGGGTTCAATCCCCACGGGTTGGTGGTGATCGACACGGCAAGGGGCGAAGCCGTGCAGCGGATCCCGCTGAAGTCGGCGTGGCTCGGGCTGGCGTGGAATCCGGCCGGCGACAAGCTGTACGTTTCGGGCGGCAACGCGCAGAGCCGGCGCGATCCCTCGCGGGCGCCGATTTACGTTTTCGGCTACAAGGCCGGGCGCCTGACCGAGAAGCCGGCGGCGACGCTCGAGGAGACCGCGCCGCTCGAGAACATCTACTGGTCCGGCGTGGCGCACCATCCGAAGAAGGCGCTGCTCTACGCGGCCAACCGGGGCTACTCGCCGAACGCAGGGAACGTGGCGGTGTTCGACACGGCAACCGGGAAGCTGGTGACGCGGATCCAGGTACAGGCGAGTCCGTACGACGTGGTGGTTTCGGAAGACGGTTCTACGGTCTACGTTTCGAACTGGGGGAGCGATTCGATCTCGGTGATCGACACGGCGACGAATCGGGTGACGGCGACGATCGAGGCCGGCGACAGTCCCAACGATCTCGAGTTGGGAACGGACGGGCGGCTGTTCGTCTCCTGCGCCAACGACAACACGGTGGTGGTGATCGACACCGCGAAGCGGCGGGCGGTGGAGAAGATCACGGTGTCGTTGTTCCCGCACGCCCCGGAAGGAACCACGCCGAACGCCTTGCATCTCGATCGGGCCACCGGAACATTGTTCGTGGCCAACGCCGATAACAACGCGGTGGCGATGGTGCGCGTGGCCGAGGCGGGGGAGAGCGAAGTGATCGGGTTCCTGCCGGCGGGCTGGTATCCTTCGGCGCTGACGATCGTGGGCGGACGCGAGTCAAGGCTCTATGTCGGCAACAGCAAGGGCATGGGGTCGTACTCGGACGAACGCGGACCGCATTCGACGCTGCCGCCGGGGGAAGGCGGCAACGGATCGGTGAAGAGCCTGCAGAAGGGCAGCGTGAACATCGTGAGCCTGGCGAACCTTCGCAAGCAGATCGGGCCGTGGACGAAGCAAGTCTACGCGAACACGCCCTACAACGACGATCTGCTGGTGCGGGCGAAGGCTCCTTCGGCGCCGAGCGTTGTGCCGAGCGAGGTGGGTGCGGGGTCGGCGATCAAGCACGTGATTTACATCATCAAGGAAAATCGCACCTACGACCAGGTGTTCGGCGACATCGCGAAGGGCAACGGCGATGCGCGGCTGACGATTTTCGGCAAGGACATCACGCCGAACCAGCATCGCCTCGCCGAGCAGTTCGTGCTGTTCGACAATCTGTACTGCGACGGTGAGGTTAGCGTGGACGGGCATTCGTGGTCGAACTCGGCCTACGCCACCGACTACAACGAGAAGAACTGGCCGCCGCAGTACGGCGGGCACAGCAACCGAGGCGGGATGTCGGAGGCGTACGTGCCGGCGGCGGGGCAGATGTGGGACATGGCGAAGAAAAAGGGGCTTACGTATCGCAGCTACGGCGAATACGCGACGCGGGCGAGCGACGGCACGACCATGGAAGCCTCACCGGGAGTGGGTGGGCTGTTGGGCCACGTAGCGCCGAAGTTCAAGCTCCCCGGGATGCGCGATACCGACAATGCGCGGGCCTTTATCGAGGAGTTCGACGAGTACGAGCGCAACTACGATAGCGCCGATGCGGACAAACGGCTGCCGAACTACATCGTGATGAGCCTGCCGGAGAACCACACGCGTGGCGCCTCGCCGGGCGCGAACACGCCGCGGGCGATGGTGGCGAACAACGATTGGGCGGTGGGGATGGTCGTTGACCGCGTGACACACTCGCGCTACTGGCCGGAGACGGCGATCTTCGTGATCGAAGACGACGCGCAGGACGGTTCCGATCACGTGGACGCGCGGAGGACGACGGGGCTCGTGGTGAGTCCGTACACGAAAAGGAAGTTTCTCGACAACACGCTCTATACGACATCGTCGATGCTACGTACGATGGAGCTGTTGCTGGGGCTGCCGCCGATGAGCCAATTCGACGCGGCGGCGACGCCGATGTACAACGCGTTTTCGACGAAAGCGGACCTGGAGCCGTACACGCAGGTGAAGCCGGATCTCGATCTCGACGAGAAGAACCTGGTGACGGCGTGGGGCGCGAAGGAATCGCTCGAGATGGACTTCAGCGACGTGGACCGCGCCCCGATGTTCGCGTTGAACGAGATCATCTGGAAGGCGATGAAGGGGGCCGATTCGGAGATGCCGCTGCCGGTGCATCGCTTCTGGTTCCCAGGGCAGCCGCCGGCTGCAATCCGATAG